CCCGCAACAGCCCAAGCCGAGCCATCAACTTCAGGCAGCGGTAGACAGTGCTGAGGCTGGCGCGGCTGCCCTGCGCAGCGGTACGCTGATGGACCTCTTGAGCACTCAGATGCTCTCCCTCGGGTAAGTTCAAGAAAAAATCCAGAATCTCGCGCCGCTGGTTGGTCATGCGGAAGCCGACCCGATGCAGCTCCTCCTTGAGTGCGCTGGCCGTGTAATCCAGTAACTTCATGGCCTTTCTCCTGCAAGGGTGCCAGGGACAGTGGCCGGGACCAAGGTGTCCCCCTAACTACTTACTTATTCACTCAGAATATTGACTGTTCCCGCTTCCTTTAAGGATAGCGATAGATTCTCTTAATAGGCGCCGTCCCTCTGGCCGTTCTATAACCGTTCCACAATTCTTATGTGAATACATTCATACTAATTCCGACCGGCTTACCGGGCTTTCTGTTATGCTAATAAACCTGGTTTATAGTCGTCCTCAGCTGTCACGGTCTGCCCAATCATGGTCAACTCGCTCACCCCTCCAGTTCCTGAAGCCCCTGCCAAGAGAGTCTCCAAGGTTGAAGTGCTTAAGGAGAAGAGTAATTTTCTGCGCGAGCCTGTGGCGACTGAGATTCTCCAGGACACCAATTTTTTTAGCGAGGATGCTACTCAGATCCTCAAGTTCCACGGCTCTTACCAGCAAGATGACCGGGACAATCGCAAGGCTCGCACGTCAGCAGGTCTGGAGCGGGACTTTCAGTTTATGATCCGCACCCGCAACCCTGGTGGTTTTATCCCGCCGGAATTGTACCTGGTGATGGACGAGCTATCAGAAACCTATGGCAATCACACATTGCGGGTGACTACTCGCCAGGGCTTCCAAATTCACGGTGTGGTGAAGGCGAACCTCAAGACAGTAATGGCTGCCATCATCCGCAATATGGGCTCAACCTTGGGGGCCTGCGGTGACCTGAACCGTAACGTGATGGCACCACCAGCCCCTTTTGCCGATAAACCGGAGTACGTGTACGCTCGCGAGTACGCTGATAAACTTGCTGATTTGCTGCGGCCCCAAACCGAGGCTTATTACGAGATCTGGTTGGATGGCGAGAAGGCGGTCACAGTTGAGGAAAGCCCTGAGGTCACTGAGGCTCGCTTGCGTAATGGCAATGGCACAGTTTTTCACGATTCGCAGGAGCCTATTTACGGCACCCATTACATGCCACGCAAGTTTAAATGCTGCGTGACAGTGCCGGGGGACAACTCGGTGGACGTGCTGACCCATGACCTCAGCCTAGTCGTCATTATCGATAAGGAAAATCGCTTGCAGGGCTTTAATCTCTTTGTCGGTGGCGGCATGGGTCGCACTCACAACAAAGAAGAGACGTTCGCACGGCTAGCCGACCCACTAGGCTATGTACCCAAAGAATTGATCTTTGATGCAGTTAAGGCGATCGTGGCTGTCCAGCGCGACTACAGTGACCGCTTCAATCGTCGTCAGGCTCGTTTGAAGTACCTGATTAAAGATTGGGGCGTGGACAAGTTTAAAGCCGAGGTAGAGCACTATCTAGGCTACAAGCTGAAGAAATCCAAACGCTTGCCCAAGTTTGAGTACCGCGATTATCTAGGCTGGCATCAGCAAGGCGACGGCAACCTGTTTTTGGGCGTTTCGATTGAGAATGGGCGGGTCAAGGATGACGAGAATCTGAAGCTCAAGACGGCTCTGCGCGAGATCGTCAAGCGCTATCGCTTGCCCGTGCGTTTGACTGCCAACCACAATGCAGTTCTCTATGACATTGCGCCATCCGATCAGGCTGAGATTCAGGCCATTTTGGATGAGCACGGAGTGTTGAGTGTGGACAAAATCGACCCGCTCACCCGTTACTCAATGGCCTGCCCTGCCCTGCCCACCTGCGGTTTAGCTGTGACCGAGTCGGAACGTGTCCTACCTGACATCAACCAGCGCATTCGCGCTTTGCTCAATCGCGTGGGGCTTCAGGATGAGTTCTTTGCTATTCGCATGACGGGTTGCCCCAATGGCTGCGCTCGCCCATACATGGCGGAACTAGGCTTTGTAGGCACAGCAAACGAGCAATACCAGCTCTGGTTGGGTGGTAGCCCTAACTCTATGCGATTGGCAGAGTCGTTCATTGAACGGTTGCATGTCAATGACCTAGAGACACGGTTAGAACCTCTGTTCGTGCAGTACAAGCAACAGCGGAAAGGCAAGGGCAAACGACGGGAGAGTTTTGGCGACTTCTGCGCCCGTGTTGGTTTTGAATCTTTACGGGAATTCGCTAATACTTACAGCGCCCAAACCGCCGAGGTTCAAACTGCTGAAGCCCAAACTGCCGTGGCCCAAACTGCACCAGATATCGCTAGCCTAAACTAATTGCCTGAAGCAAATTTCTACGCTCCGGCGACATCCAGATCAGGATATTAATTCACTCATAAAGCCCTTGCTCAGGAAATTATTTGAGCAAGGGCTTTTGATTATCTTTCGGTTTTAAAGAGTACCCTTGCGGGTACTAACCATCTCCTTTGAGCTGAACCTACCTTAGGAATGTCCTCACAAATCTACTCAGGTAAGCTGAATGTTTGTCTCAACCTTTGAAATTCTGACCAAGAAGATCGCACCGGGCAACTCGCCTTCTGCCCGTAAAGTGGTTCAGGCTTACTTTCTGACTATCTCTAACCTGGAATCTAATTCTGTTGAGATCGCTTTAGACTTTACAGCGATCACACCTGAGCTTAGCAGCGCTGTCATTAGCATCTTTGACGTTGCAGACATCAATGAGTTTCAGCCCCTGATTCCTAATCCCTCCGATTCTAAAAAGATGCGGCGTGTGGTGAACATTCCAGCTCATGATACCGGCCTGTTTATTCTGCAACCGAATATCATCCAGCAACCAGATCTCGATAACTTAGAGATCCGAGGCTTTGTCGAAATTGCCAAAGGGCCTTTCTTTAATCCAGCCCTAAGCACTGCTAACCTGCTACTTTCTGCGCAGAGCCGTGGCACCTTCCTGCCTGCCAACTTTGATCCTAACAATCCGGGTGGTATAGACATTGGCAACCTGGATTTTGACCAAATTGCCTATGACCTGCCCATCGCTGAAGGCAAAGCAATGGTTGCCGTTTAAACTCGTCATCGTCTGAGTTTTAGGCCATAGCCCCGTGGACAAGTGCCCTGCCTGCTCATTCGAGATTTAACTCAAGAGCAGGCAGTTTCTTGCCCAAGTTATAGGCGCTAGTGAATTTATTACTAGTAATATCTCTGCCCTGTTTGTTCAGCTTCATATAGCTTGTTCAACCCCATATAGCAGCCAAAGGTCACTATGCAGGCGAAGTTCCGATTCAGACCGGTTTCTTTTAGCTGGGTTGCAGTTCATCCAGAGCCAAAGGGTGTGATTCAGTTTGTTGGTGGGGCTTTCTTTGGAACATTCCCTACAATCTTCTATCGCTACTTTTTGAGGAAGCTGTTTGAAGAAGGCTACACTATTGTTACCTTACCCTTTCGCTTCAGCTTCCGCCATTGGCCTTTAGCCATTGGCTTGCTGAGAGAGCAAGATGCTCTACGCCAAGAACTCACTACCCTCGCAATCCATCTCGGCTATGAGCACGAGATTTATAACCACAAAGATCGCTATTTATGGATAGGGCACAGTCTAGGCTGTAAGTATATTACTCTGCTGGAATTTTTGAGTGGTAAGCAGTGGCCTCAAGCCATTGAGGCTTGCATTGGTAGGAAAGAACGGCAGCGGCTCGAAAACCTGGTTGAAGCTAACGGGCCTGAAGAACTCTCAATCAAAGGGCAGCCCTCACTCTTGATTGCCCCCGATATTAGCAACACAGAAAGTGCCATTCCTGTACGGGCTGTCGCACAGTTACTAGATCGTTTGCAATTGGGGGTTCTACCCACCCGAGAGCAAACTCAATGTCTAATCTCAGGTAGTGACTTGTTCAACTTGGCAGCACTAGTCTCTTTTAAGAAAGATGAATTGGCAGGGAGCATTACTGACGGGCAAAAGAGCGAAGAAATCCAAAAGAATAGCGATGTACTCTGGCTACTTCGGCAGCTTCAACTGCGCCGATTGCCAGCCATCAATCAAGAACTTCCCGGCAAGCATTTGGAACCATTGGGCATTCAAATTGGCCCCTACGTTGTGGACTTCAATCCATTAGACAAATTCGTTGAGCTTTTAAGCCAACGCTTCCTAGAAAAAGTTGTCATCCAATTTCTTGACAAGTTGAAACAGCGGGCCAAAGACATTTAGCCAATCAGCAAAAAAGCCTAGGGGCCTAGCGCGATGAGGTCAAGGTATCGCGGAAGCGCTCCTGAGCCTCACGGAATGCCTCCTGCATCGTGCGCTGAATTTGCTCTGGATTGGGCTTCTTACCACCCATCAGGTCGCCGAAGTAGACGCAAGCCCCTTCTCCTAAGGCCCAGGTATAAGCCGTGGCCCAAGATGCTGCAACCACACTGCCCAGAATCGGGATTGCCTTGACTAACTCACGGCCCACTGCCTGCGCCACAAAGCCACCCGCAATCGTACTCACAACCCCCCCAGCTTGAGAGGGGTTCAAGTTCTGACCGTAAAGCTTGCCTAGAAGACTCACGAGCGTTATCTGCAAGGTTGTCAGAACTGGCATGGTCGCCAGAGGCAAGGGCACAGCAGCCACAGTTCCAGCCATCACAGCAAAGGTGGCAATGTAGCGTCGGCCTGCTTGTCGATAGAGGTCACCCACCTGATCTGGCAAGCCTGCACGGGTATCGAGTAGTTGGCCAATGGCTCTAGCCTCAGCATCAGGTAGCAGATCGCAAAGAGCGCTGGCAAAGGCATCAAGGCCATAAAGCACAGGCTCGTAGCCATCTTCTGGCTGGGTAAAGTCAATAGCAACAACCCGGTCGTAGAGACCTGCAAAGGCCTGTTTGGCAGCATCCATAGCCCGTTGAACCTCTAGGTCACTGGGCGGATAATCAGGGTGATTGGCTTGCGGATCTGAGTAGGCCTCGTGCAGGCAAGTCACCGCCAGCAGACAAGGCACTTCTGGGTGACGCTGACGGATTTTGCTGACGATCTGACGCAGCGTGTCATTGGCAAAATCGGTCAGCCTAACCGTCACAACCAGAATTCGTGCTCTGGGCTGAGCCAGCGCTAATTGTCCTGCCGGTCGTTCTTCTCCTGCCTGTCCGTCGGTTAGTTGATCAGTTAGATCTCGTTCGTCTAGATCTAGTTCCTCGGTTGACTCGGCTGAGGTAGTAACTCCCGCCAGTCCAGTCAGCTCTTGAATAACCTCGGAGGTTTCTTGAGCGCCATCTCCAAGGCCTACCGTGTCAATAAATACCATGAGCGGCAGATCTGCTGCTGGGTAGCTATAGCG
The Leptolyngbya sp. FACHB-261 DNA segment above includes these coding regions:
- the sir gene encoding sulfite reductase, ferredoxin dependent, producing MVNSLTPPVPEAPAKRVSKVEVLKEKSNFLREPVATEILQDTNFFSEDATQILKFHGSYQQDDRDNRKARTSAGLERDFQFMIRTRNPGGFIPPELYLVMDELSETYGNHTLRVTTRQGFQIHGVVKANLKTVMAAIIRNMGSTLGACGDLNRNVMAPPAPFADKPEYVYAREYADKLADLLRPQTEAYYEIWLDGEKAVTVEESPEVTEARLRNGNGTVFHDSQEPIYGTHYMPRKFKCCVTVPGDNSVDVLTHDLSLVVIIDKENRLQGFNLFVGGGMGRTHNKEETFARLADPLGYVPKELIFDAVKAIVAVQRDYSDRFNRRQARLKYLIKDWGVDKFKAEVEHYLGYKLKKSKRLPKFEYRDYLGWHQQGDGNLFLGVSIENGRVKDDENLKLKTALREIVKRYRLPVRLTANHNAVLYDIAPSDQAEIQAILDEHGVLSVDKIDPLTRYSMACPALPTCGLAVTESERVLPDINQRIRALLNRVGLQDEFFAIRMTGCPNGCARPYMAELGFVGTANEQYQLWLGGSPNSMRLAESFIERLHVNDLETRLEPLFVQYKQQRKGKGKRRESFGDFCARVGFESLREFANTYSAQTAEVQTAEAQTAVAQTAPDIASLN
- a CDS encoding DUF1350 family protein; the protein is MQAKFRFRPVSFSWVAVHPEPKGVIQFVGGAFFGTFPTIFYRYFLRKLFEEGYTIVTLPFRFSFRHWPLAIGLLREQDALRQELTTLAIHLGYEHEIYNHKDRYLWIGHSLGCKYITLLEFLSGKQWPQAIEACIGRKERQRLENLVEANGPEELSIKGQPSLLIAPDISNTESAIPVRAVAQLLDRLQLGVLPTREQTQCLISGSDLFNLAALVSFKKDELAGSITDGQKSEEIQKNSDVLWLLRQLQLRRLPAINQELPGKHLEPLGIQIGPYVVDFNPLDKFVELLSQRFLEKVVIQFLDKLKQRAKDI
- a CDS encoding GTPase — its product is MPDFDDLIPPKPARSLQRKLSDSTSWLQSRFQEAWEWAGGLSQTATQQFNGWFGIDEQSLAAILAQLRNQMPTTEVLLVGKPQTGKSSIVQALTGASKDIVGQGFRPHTAHTQRYSYPAADLPLMVFIDTVGLGDGAQETSEVIQELTGLAGVTTSAESTEELDLDERDLTDQLTDGQAGEERPAGQLALAQPRARILVVTVRLTDFANDTLRQIVSKIRQRHPEVPCLLAVTCLHEAYSDPQANHPDYPPSDLEVQRAMDAAKQAFAGLYDRVVAIDFTQPEDGYEPVLYGLDAFASALCDLLPDAEARAIGQLLDTRAGLPDQVGDLYRQAGRRYIATFAVMAGTVAAVPLPLATMPVLTTLQITLVSLLGKLYGQNLNPSQAGGVVSTIAGGFVAQAVGRELVKAIPILGSVVAASWATAYTWALGEGACVYFGDLMGGKKPNPEQIQRTMQEAFREAQERFRDTLTSSR